The following coding sequences lie in one Mustelus asterias chromosome 8, sMusAst1.hap1.1, whole genome shotgun sequence genomic window:
- the LOC144497677 gene encoding muscarinic acetylcholine receptor M2-like, producing the protein MMEDSSMPNESLNNSTSLIEGLRPYTTVEMLFIVTLTGSLSLVTIIGNILVIVSIKANRHLQTVNNYFLFSLACADFIIGVFSMNLYTIYIVIGYWPLGSVICDLWLALDYVVSTASGMNLLIISFDRYLCVTKPLSYPMKRTVKVAGIMITVAWVLPFSIWAPIILFWQFIVGERIVSEGECYVQFLTNPGAIVGTSVASFYTPAFIIIILSVQIARASKSRMKANKKEKNDDSISGAPDGLSEVKQQNVKITGEIVADSWSHEEKRFLDKSPVPSMAPSNPFRMVNPKLSSINMITMTTTHAEKRKGTASREKKVTRTVLSILIAFIVTFTPYFVMVIIYTICSSCVPYTAWTIGYWLCYINSTVNPLCYALCHPTFKKTFKRLLICQYKNIVGASPPTVTRISGSTGMDQWKIAFFILDLEKVCYPVLAAIGIPDTKFNVMIALIERQPLPPAVNVVTIVILFRGKCGLSNCVTRYLVAMAAADLLVIIIITDLMMRHIPIIDQQELLFVYSIPKCNKLKRKHCAKKTAAVALGTVTLLSGLKEITWYFIFSDRYQLWNASWFCSVPRNILDSPVWLTIILLHYILTPGVPFALIVLLNVFSIRHILLSSRARRRLQGRSNGESPSVPEMESQRKSLVLLFAISANFILLWAMYAVYYTWAASSFIGYESGLLPQFVEEIGFMLQLLSCCTKPFIYAVTQTEFREQLMNVFKYPFTQLVKLIK; encoded by the exons ATGATGGAAGACTCATCAATGCCAAATGAATCCCTCAACAACTCAACAAGCTTGATTGAAGGATTGAGACCTTACACAACGGTCGAAATGCTCTTCATTGTGACTCTGACAGGATCTTTAAGCCTGGTGACAATTATAGGAAACATTCTGGTCATCGTTTCTATCAAAGCAAACAGACATTTACAAACTGTTAACAATTACTTTCTTTTCAGCTTGGCCTGTGCTGATTTTATTATTGGTGTGTTTTCTATGAATCTATACACCATTTACATTGTTATTGGCTACTGGCCTTTGGGTTCAGTGATATGTGATTTATGGCTTGCTCTGGATTATGTTGTCAGTACTGCCTCTGGGATGAACCTCCTTATCATCAGCTTTGATCGTTATTTGTGTGTGACAAAGCCTCTGAGCTACCCCATGAAGAGAACAGTGAAAGTTGCAGGGATAATGATCACTGTTGCTTGGGTGCTGCCGTTTAGCATCTGGGCTCCTATCATTCTCTTCTGGCAATTCATCGTAGGGGAGCGGatagtcagtgagggtgagtgttaTGTACAGTTCCTCACAAATCCAGGTGCCATCGTCGGCACTTCCGTAGCTAGCTTCTATACCCCTGCGTTCATCATAATTATCCTGTCCGTGCAAATAGCCCGTGCCAGCAAAAGTCGAATGAAAGCGAATAAAAAGGAGAAAAATGATGACAGCATATCAGGTGCTCCTGACGGGTTGTCAGAGGTAAAACAGCAAAATGTCAAAATAACTGGAGAAATAGTAGCTGATAGTTGGAGCCATGAGGAGAAACGGTTTCTCGATAAATCACCAGTTCCCAGTATGGCCCCATCAAACCCTTTCAGGATGGTGAACCCCAAACTGTCTTCCATAAAT ATGATTACAATGACCACAACACATGCTGAAAAGAGGAAGGGAACTGCGTCCCGAGAGAAGAAAGTGACTAGAACCGTCCTGAGTATACTCATTGCATTTATCGTCACCTTTACCCCATACTTTGTCATGGTGATCATTTACACCATTTGTTCAAGCTGTGTCCCCTACACAGCCTGGACTATTGGATACTGGCTCTGTTATATCAATAGCACCGTCAACCCATTGTGCTACGCGCTGTGTCATCCAACCTTCAAGAAAACCTTCAAGCGCCTTCTCATATGTCAATACAAGAACATCG TGGGAGCCTCACCTCCAACAGTAACCAGGATCAGTGGCTCCACAGGAATGGACCAGTGGAAGATAGCCTTCTTCATCCTTGACTTAGAGAAGGTCTGCTATCCTGTCCTTGCTGCTATCGGCATCCCTG ATACGAAATTCAATGTAATGATTGCTCTCATTGAAAGGCAGCCACTGCCTCCAGCAG TTAACGTAGTGACAATTGTTATCCTCTTCCGGGGGAAGTGTGGGCTCTCCAATTGTGTGACCCGCtatctggtggccatggcagcagcAGATCTACTGGTTATTATAATTATTACCGATCTGATGATGAGGcacattccaatcattgatcagcaaGAGTTGCTTTTTGTGTACTCCATCCCCAAGTGTAAT aagctgaaaaggaAACATTGCGCCAAGAAAACAGCGGCTGTGGCTCTGGGAACAGTGACTTTACTGAGTGGTTTGAAGGAGATCACGTGGTATTTTATATTTTCAGATAGGTATCAGCTGTGGAACGCCTCCTGGTTTTGTTCTGTGCCAAGGAACATTTTGGACTCACCAGTCTGGTTAACAATTATACTCCTTCACTACATTCTCACCCCGGGTGTTCCATTTGCTCTGATTGTGCTGCTCAATGTTTTCAGCATTAGACACATTTTATTGTCCAGTAGAGCCCGTAGAAGACTCCAGGGTCGCAGCAATGGCGAGAGTCCTAGCGTCCCAGAGATGGAAAGTCAAAGAAAATCTCTTGTTTTACTGTTTGCCATCTCTgcgaatttcatcctcttatgggcAATGTATGCAGTGTATTACACATGGGCTGCATCGTCGTTCATAGGATATGAATCTGGGCTGTTGCCTCAATTTGTTGAGGAAATAggattcatgctgcagctcctgagttgctgtaCAAAACCTTTTATCTATGCTGTGACTCAAAccgagttcagagagcagttgatgaATGTGTTCAAATATCCATTTACTCAACTTGTTAAATTGATTAAATGA
- the LOC144497678 gene encoding muscarinic acetylcholine receptor M2-like, which translates to MMANSTEINASLNNPTGLFDGERASSYKTFELVLIVTVTVALSLVTIIGNILVIVSIKLNRHLQTINNYFLFSLACADMIIGIFSMNLYTTYIVMGYWPLGPVVCDLWLALDYFVSNVSSTNLLVISFDRYFCVTRPLSYPVKRTAKVAGMMIIAIWVIPFIIWVPPILFWQFIVGERTVSEGECYVQFLSNPVIIFVTAVATFYLYVIIMVILSVELVRASKSRMKENKKEPESSKGSISPSIVQGKTMEPKNNNISDDTNCLSHGKLQNDKITGEILTGNSGREVKRLPGESTGASVPSNRLRMDNPKISSINIVGEFENGTSCGTTTRIVPDVSSKNGNERDIRADNKTNRITSTAAEKRKGAASREKKVTRTVLAILLAFVITLSPYFVMVLIYTVSPNCVPYTVWTIGYWLCYINSTVNPACYALCNPTFKKTFKHLLMCQYKNIGSIR; encoded by the coding sequence ATGATGGCAAACTCAACGGAGATCAACGCATCTCTCAACAACCCAACAGGATTGTTTGATGGTGAAAGAGCGAGTTCTTACAAAACGTTCGAATTGGTCCTCATTGTGACTGTAACTGTTGCTTTAAGCTTGGTGACAATTATTGGAAACATTTTGGTCATTGTTTCTATCAAACTAAACAGACATTTACAAACTATTAACAATTACTTTCTTTTCAGCTTAGCCTGCGCTGATATGATTATTGGCATATTCTCTATGAACCTATACACCACTTACATTGTCATGGGCTACTGGCCATTGGGCCCAGTGGTATGTGACTTATGGCTCGCTCTGGATTATTTTGTCAGCAATGTCTCTTCCACGAACCTTCTAGTCATCAGCTTTGACCGCTACTTCTGTGTGACCAGGCCCCTGAGCTACCCCGTGAAGAGAACAGCGAAGGTGGCAGGGATGATGATCATAGCGATTTGGGTGATACCGTTTATCATCTGGGTTCCTCCCATTCTCTTTTGGCAGTTCATTGTAGGAGAGCGGACAGTTAGTGAGGGCGAGTGTTATGTACAGTTCCTCTCAAATCCAGTCATCATTTTTGTCACTGCCGTCGCTACCTTCTATCTTTATGTTATCATCATGGTAATCCTGTCTGTGGAATTAGTTCGTGCCAGCAAAAGTCGAATGAAAGAGAATAAAAAGGAACCTGAATCTAGCAAGGGCAGCATTTCACCCTCTATAGTGCAAGGCAAGACAATGGAGCCAAAAAATAATAATATATCAGATGATACCAATTGTTTGTCACATGGTAAACTGCAAAATGACAAAATAACTGGAGAAATATTAACTGGTAATAGTGGCCGAGAGGTGAAGCGGCTTCCCGGTGAATCAACTGGCGCCAGTGTCCCATCAAACCGTTTGAGAATGGACAACCCCAAAATCTCTTCCATAAATATAGTTGGCGAATTTGAAAACGGTACCAGTTGTGGTACCACAACCAGAATAGTGCCAGATGTCAGCAGCAAGAATGGGAATGAGAGGGACATCAGAGCAGACAATAAGACCAATAGAATTACGAGCACAGCTGCTGAAAAGAGGAAAGGGGCCGCGTCCCGGGAGAAGAAGGTGACTCGGACCGTCCTGGCTATTCTCTTGGCATTTGTCATCACCTTGAGCCCATACTTTGTCATGGTGCTCATTTACACCGTTAGTCCAAACTGTGTCCCTTACACTGTCTGGACTATCGGATACTGGCTCTGTTATATCAACAGCACCGTCAACCCCGCTTGCTACGCGCTCTGTAATCCGACCTTCAAGAAAACCTTCAAGCATCTTCTCATGTGTCAATACAAGAACATTGGTTCCATAAGATAA